The following are from one region of the Prevotella communis genome:
- a CDS encoding fibronectin type III domain-containing protein yields MVGLREDGGDQLFDAPFKGTFDGDNHTLTAAIVSAATGTGVNEQGVAPFHYIKHATIKNLTVAGFITSDSQYTGGLVGWAGSGSSSEKNTITDCVVTATLTIGANYAGGLVGNVQISDNNNYTYFTNCVFAGKIQSSTSEQRMAGAMFGYGNAYTYTTNCLENGTYANLSLMNPRGAYGSYQNSYVTSLYYVNKIGTVSFISDDYGCHQVVTAIPAKDIYLTRTIKDYTVYQPAILSDLKDTYAYNNGEAISVNYKLKMGKTTMTKDTDYEVAISPAAPAALGNYTITFTAKNGNEAGYTGSITRSFRVMVGESLDGYVFATEGEDDDKVYLINDESDLERLAAYVNSGHECVGMTFKLSDDITMTAAHTAIGGYYDNRYIYFRGTFDGNKRKISNLTIKKPFEKNQGLFGMLGQNALVKDVIVDAYDITGQNFVGAIAGYANASSSNRATIQNCHASGKSVGSVTDAEYHGGIVGYGYCVDITGCTSQGSISTTSGSPNYGGIIGYASDVSVTSCENAANITGEGKYHGGIVGYENHSANRFSLCLNTGSVEGSNSRGGIAGYFNNSNNYTNCYYASPCTVKALNESNHSGHAERGYIITAGDHVGSISAAEEGVVESVLTGKKYYKKGDWTLTLTPDLTDVSFVSYACEGGTLTNLTTVGGEHKLSITDQDVTISAIVSNNSGVDMSTVEIATIPDQRWKGVAITPELTVTNGGTPLVEGTDYIVEATDNTVVGTATLTLKGINGYKGTTTRTFNIVDFPLLDPEKANSESNPYLIADEEDLQALASIVNSGARYNGYYKQKENITLTKEHTAIGNGNCSFQGNYDGDNKTISGLYINKPDGEYQGLFGSVTYCYSTAIKNVVVVDCDITAKKYVGGVCGYLTYTGMSNCRVSGAIKTADNVNGQYHGGIVGYSSSYSILDCINLASITGNGTMSEKYGGVCGYKQFDKIANCFNAGEVTGTSYVGSVIGQYYSSTLTANYHTVSTTGGVGAQNVGTGTDQSGAEIVFTVTAGENTQVTLPETPAMVYNETNYYKNGTEVTLNYNMPAGKFFDQYTVSNGSITYPYVIDGKHILSGVTDNVTISGSYTDKMDVASNAVNVRCGIIPYTGDEITVSPVVTRLGETLVQSTDYTVATTPAVVKDAGEYTLTITGKGDYTGTKQTTFYVKEAIIIQNAEEWATFAENVNNGTGNDDYYKLADNFDNTEAAVTATVGTQEHPFTGLFDGNGKTLNVNINETSTQGTAPFREIAGATIKNLTVNGSVTGTTHAAGLVGFTRSGVNYIENCVVNTNVTCATGSNHHIGGVVGHGAQSTVNISNTAYTGVLYNSQNYAGGLLGWSDGGKLKITNCLVTASKSGNGKFHPIAIKNNGAVMEVNVDGAFYTNDATLTDANYIAATGTKAYAGAQTAFCKKEWTLNETDYYSKKVVVIGNVADLIEHTGSAITLAPTVTYEGAVLTANTDFTFATDPAPVKEKGEYTLTITGKDNYAGSQTLKFNVVDGVLNGEGTETDPYVIASDEDWSKFAGNITSGDYNYSGKFVKMTDDITVSTMAGNSEANSFQGTFLGTAGKTMTLNLTGAADDCAPFGYLKNATVKDLTIAGTVTTGYKYGASIAAHNYGTTHIQNCISTASIFSTFDTSKDGIRGGFVALNESSAKLYFNNCAFKGKLLGANGANATSNGGFVGYCSGTSGTQITYTDCLFAPAEITMSTNSSATFNRNGMNSFTRTYYLTPFGSTQGKQAFAAEDVPTTGLFGQITAADGNTYYVEGSFNGIDDSYVYSGNAISINPTYAISNESVSFVKDADYEVTITKDGNPVTEVKGIGDYVFTFTAKDGGKCKGSYTKNVNVYAAVPTNFICSELTASTATLTWSDNYAANWTVELSESSDFSSILDTKNVTEKTVTFDGLTVDVDYYARVKAIYDEVSSEWSPTICIQPTTKHVIGSGTGTDVNLPSSNWYNYSLTQQIYTAAEMGQAGTVMNIDFYNAGGENRTRKYVVYMVNTSKESFSGSKDWINVMEEGVEKVFDGDVTFAHGQWSTITLDTPFYYDNTKNLAIIIDDNTGSYTSNTPFRVFSSESTTSQAIYAYNDNENYDPTKPTTYNGTVTSVKNQLRIRIDEKIELTDNATDNSAKILANDGKTTNVALKDRTLYKDGEWNTICLPFNVTLAGSPLEGATAKTLTDASVTGTTVHLTFGDAVSELVAGTPYIIKWDAAAENIVEPVFRGVTIDKTERNIAFDGDCVKFIGYYDAFPITPANSDIFYMTVGNKLKYTGVARTLNACRAYFQFDEHVVAAREFVLDFGDSQTTGIMSVDADSKVDNIYDLGGRKMNNNSHLKKGLYIQNGKKTVIK; encoded by the coding sequence ATGGTCGGTCTGCGCGAGGACGGCGGCGACCAGCTGTTTGACGCTCCTTTCAAGGGAACCTTCGACGGTGACAACCATACTCTGACTGCCGCTATCGTCAGCGCAGCAACAGGCACTGGCGTCAACGAACAGGGAGTGGCTCCGTTCCACTATATCAAGCATGCTACCATCAAAAACCTGACGGTAGCCGGCTTCATCACTTCCGACAGCCAGTATACCGGCGGTCTGGTAGGCTGGGCTGGTAGCGGCTCCTCTAGCGAGAAAAACACCATCACCGACTGTGTGGTGACGGCCACCCTCACCATTGGTGCCAACTATGCTGGTGGCTTGGTGGGTAACGTTCAGATTTCTGACAATAACAACTACACCTATTTTACCAACTGCGTCTTTGCAGGTAAGATTCAGAGCAGCACCTCTGAGCAGCGTATGGCAGGCGCGATGTTCGGCTATGGCAATGCCTACACCTACACCACCAACTGTCTGGAGAATGGTACCTACGCTAACCTCAGTCTGATGAACCCCAGAGGTGCATACGGCTCTTATCAGAACAGCTATGTCACAAGTCTCTATTATGTCAATAAGATTGGCACCGTTTCTTTTATTTCGGACGACTATGGTTGTCATCAGGTGGTGACGGCCATTCCTGCTAAGGACATCTATCTTACGCGCACCATCAAGGACTATACTGTCTATCAGCCTGCTATCCTCAGCGACCTGAAGGATACCTATGCCTACAATAACGGCGAGGCCATCAGCGTCAACTACAAGCTGAAAATGGGAAAAACCACGATGACGAAGGACACTGACTACGAGGTGGCTATTTCTCCTGCTGCTCCTGCAGCTCTTGGCAACTACACCATCACCTTCACTGCTAAGAATGGCAATGAAGCTGGATACACCGGCTCTATCACCCGTTCATTCCGCGTGATGGTAGGTGAGAGTCTCGATGGCTATGTGTTTGCTACTGAAGGTGAGGACGACGACAAGGTCTATCTCATTAACGACGAGAGCGACCTGGAGCGTCTGGCTGCCTATGTCAACAGTGGTCATGAGTGTGTTGGTATGACCTTCAAACTGAGTGACGACATCACCATGACGGCAGCGCATACCGCCATCGGTGGATACTATGACAATAGATATATATATTTCCGTGGCACCTTCGATGGTAACAAAAGGAAAATTAGCAACCTGACTATCAAGAAACCATTTGAAAAAAATCAGGGTTTGTTCGGAATGCTCGGTCAAAACGCTCTGGTGAAGGACGTTATCGTCGATGCTTACGATATTACAGGTCAGAATTTTGTCGGTGCCATCGCGGGATATGCAAACGCTTCCTCAAGCAATCGTGCCACCATCCAGAACTGCCACGCTAGCGGTAAGAGCGTCGGCTCCGTCACCGATGCCGAATACCATGGCGGTATTGTAGGCTATGGCTATTGTGTGGACATCACCGGTTGTACTTCACAAGGTTCGATTTCCACCACTTCCGGCAGCCCGAATTACGGTGGTATTATTGGTTATGCATCCGATGTCAGTGTCACTTCTTGTGAGAATGCCGCCAATATTACTGGCGAGGGCAAATATCATGGTGGCATTGTGGGTTATGAGAATCATTCTGCCAACCGTTTCAGTCTATGTCTGAATACGGGTTCTGTCGAGGGTAGCAATAGCAGGGGTGGTATTGCTGGATATTTCAATAATTCTAACAACTATACCAACTGCTATTATGCATCTCCTTGCACGGTGAAGGCCCTCAATGAATCTAACCACAGTGGTCACGCAGAGCGTGGATATATAATTACTGCAGGCGACCATGTCGGTAGTATCAGCGCTGCTGAGGAAGGCGTGGTAGAGAGCGTACTGACAGGAAAGAAATATTATAAGAAAGGTGACTGGACGCTGACGCTGACACCCGATCTGACTGATGTATCTTTCGTTAGCTATGCTTGTGAGGGCGGTACGCTGACCAATCTGACAACCGTTGGCGGTGAGCACAAGCTGAGCATTACCGACCAGGACGTCACTATCTCAGCCATCGTTAGCAACAACAGCGGTGTGGACATGAGCACCGTTGAGATTGCAACCATCCCCGATCAGCGTTGGAAGGGCGTAGCTATCACTCCAGAACTGACAGTGACCAACGGCGGCACACCTCTTGTAGAGGGTACTGACTACATCGTAGAGGCCACTGACAACACCGTTGTTGGTACGGCAACGCTGACACTGAAAGGTATCAACGGCTATAAGGGCACAACGACGAGGACCTTCAACATTGTGGACTTCCCGCTCTTAGATCCGGAAAAAGCCAACAGTGAGAGCAATCCTTACCTCATAGCTGACGAGGAAGACCTGCAGGCATTGGCCAGCATCGTGAACAGCGGTGCCCGCTATAACGGCTATTACAAGCAGAAAGAAAACATCACCCTGACGAAGGAACACACAGCCATCGGTAATGGCAATTGCAGCTTCCAGGGCAACTACGATGGTGACAACAAGACCATCAGTGGTCTGTATATCAACAAACCCGATGGAGAGTATCAGGGATTATTTGGATCTGTTACTTATTGCTATTCTACCGCTATCAAAAATGTAGTCGTCGTTGATTGCGATATCACTGCAAAAAAATATGTTGGTGGCGTATGTGGATATTTAACCTACACAGGGATGTCTAATTGTCGTGTTAGCGGAGCCATTAAGACTGCCGACAATGTAAATGGACAGTACCATGGAGGTATCGTTGGTTACTCATCTTCGTATTCCATCTTAGACTGTATCAACTTAGCTAGCATAACGGGCAACGGTACAATGAGTGAGAAATATGGCGGTGTTTGTGGATACAAGCAATTTGACAAAATTGCGAATTGCTTCAATGCAGGAGAGGTGACAGGTACGAGTTATGTGGGTTCTGTTATCGGACAGTATTACAGCAGTACGCTCACTGCCAACTACCACACTGTATCTACTACTGGTGGCGTAGGTGCCCAGAACGTAGGCACAGGTACTGATCAATCTGGTGCAGAAATCGTATTTACTGTCACTGCAGGTGAGAATACACAGGTAACGCTGCCTGAAACTCCTGCTATGGTATATAATGAAACGAACTATTATAAGAATGGTACAGAGGTTACGTTGAACTACAACATGCCTGCAGGCAAGTTCTTCGATCAGTACACGGTATCCAATGGTTCTATCACCTATCCTTATGTCATTGATGGTAAGCATATTCTGTCAGGTGTTACCGACAATGTAACCATTTCGGGTTCATATACTGACAAGATGGATGTTGCAAGTAATGCCGTTAACGTTCGTTGTGGAATTATTCCTTATACTGGTGATGAGATCACTGTTTCACCTGTTGTGACGCGTCTTGGCGAGACACTGGTTCAGAGCACTGACTACACCGTTGCAACTACTCCTGCCGTTGTCAAGGATGCTGGTGAATACACGCTGACTATCACTGGTAAGGGTGACTACACGGGTACTAAGCAGACAACCTTCTATGTGAAGGAGGCTATCATCATCCAGAACGCTGAGGAATGGGCTACCTTTGCTGAAAATGTCAACAACGGTACAGGCAATGATGACTATTACAAGCTGGCAGACAACTTTGACAACACAGAAGCTGCAGTAACCGCAACAGTAGGTACACAGGAGCATCCGTTCACAGGTCTCTTCGATGGTAACGGCAAGACGCTGAACGTCAACATTAACGAGACCAGCACACAGGGTACAGCTCCGTTCCGTGAGATTGCCGGTGCAACCATCAAGAACCTCACCGTCAACGGTAGCGTCACCGGTACTACTCATGCAGCAGGTCTGGTAGGCTTCACACGCTCAGGTGTCAACTACATTGAAAACTGCGTGGTGAACACGAATGTTACCTGTGCGACCGGTTCTAACCATCACATCGGTGGTGTAGTAGGTCATGGCGCCCAGTCTACTGTCAATATCAGCAATACAGCTTATACCGGTGTTCTGTATAACAGCCAGAACTATGCCGGTGGCCTGCTTGGTTGGAGCGATGGTGGTAAGCTGAAGATCACTAACTGTCTGGTAACAGCCAGCAAGAGTGGTAACGGTAAGTTCCATCCTATTGCTATTAAGAACAATGGTGCCGTGATGGAAGTAAACGTCGATGGTGCGTTCTACACCAACGATGCGACACTGACCGATGCTAACTATATTGCAGCAACGGGAACAAAGGCTTATGCTGGTGCTCAGACGGCATTCTGTAAGAAGGAGTGGACTCTTAACGAGACGGACTACTACTCTAAGAAGGTTGTGGTTATTGGTAATGTAGCCGATCTCATAGAGCACACTGGTTCTGCCATTACTTTGGCACCGACCGTTACCTACGAAGGCGCAGTATTGACTGCCAACACCGACTTCACCTTCGCAACCGATCCTGCACCCGTAAAGGAAAAAGGCGAATACACGCTGACCATTACGGGTAAGGACAACTACGCCGGTTCACAGACCTTGAAGTTCAACGTGGTAGATGGCGTCTTGAACGGTGAGGGTACTGAGACAGATCCGTATGTCATCGCTTCTGATGAAGACTGGAGTAAGTTCGCTGGCAACATCACCAGTGGTGATTATAACTATAGTGGCAAGTTTGTCAAGATGACTGACGACATTACCGTCAGTACCATGGCTGGTAACAGTGAGGCAAACAGCTTCCAGGGAACCTTCCTTGGCACAGCAGGTAAGACCATGACGCTTAACCTGACAGGAGCTGCCGACGACTGCGCACCCTTCGGTTATCTGAAGAACGCTACAGTCAAGGATCTGACCATTGCTGGTACTGTTACCACAGGATATAAATATGGCGCAAGTATCGCAGCTCATAACTATGGTACTACCCATATCCAGAACTGCATAAGTACAGCGTCGATTTTCAGCACCTTCGATACTTCTAAAGACGGTATTCGTGGCGGTTTCGTAGCTCTGAACGAGAGTTCTGCTAAGCTGTATTTCAACAACTGTGCCTTCAAGGGAAAACTGCTTGGAGCCAATGGAGCCAATGCTACATCTAATGGCGGTTTCGTTGGATATTGCAGCGGAACCAGTGGTACCCAAATCACGTATACTGACTGTCTGTTCGCTCCTGCAGAGATTACTATGAGCACCAATAGTAGTGCTACCTTCAATCGCAATGGTATGAACTCGTTTACGCGTACTTACTACCTGACTCCATTCGGCTCAACTCAAGGCAAACAGGCGTTCGCTGCTGAGGATGTTCCTACAACAGGTCTCTTCGGTCAGATTACAGCAGCCGATGGCAATACTTACTATGTGGAGGGTTCTTTTAACGGCATCGACGATAGTTATGTTTATTCGGGCAATGCTATCAGCATCAATCCTACCTACGCTATCTCTAATGAGAGCGTATCATTTGTCAAGGATGCTGACTATGAGGTGACTATCACCAAGGACGGCAATCCTGTCACTGAGGTGAAGGGGATTGGTGACTATGTATTTACCTTTACCGCTAAGGATGGTGGAAAGTGCAAGGGCTCTTACACCAAGAATGTCAATGTCTATGCTGCAGTGCCAACCAACTTTATATGTTCAGAGTTAACTGCTTCAACTGCCACATTGACTTGGAGCGACAACTATGCTGCTAATTGGACTGTTGAACTCAGTGAAAGCAGCGACTTCTCTTCTATTCTTGATACCAAGAATGTAACAGAAAAGACTGTAACGTTCGATGGCCTGACGGTTGATGTCGATTACTATGCTCGTGTTAAGGCCATTTATGATGAGGTGAGCAGTGAGTGGAGCCCAACAATCTGTATCCAGCCTACAACTAAGCATGTCATTGGCTCAGGTACTGGCACAGATGTAAATTTGCCTAGCAGTAATTGGTATAATTATTCTTTGACCCAGCAGATTTATACTGCTGCTGAGATGGGACAGGCGGGTACTGTTATGAATATCGACTTCTACAATGCAGGTGGGGAAAACCGCACTCGTAAGTATGTTGTCTATATGGTGAATACCAGCAAGGAAAGTTTCAGTGGCAGCAAAGACTGGATCAATGTTATGGAAGAAGGTGTTGAGAAGGTGTTCGATGGCGATGTGACCTTCGCTCATGGTCAGTGGAGCACTATCACACTCGATACACCATTCTACTATGACAACACGAAGAACCTGGCTATCATCATCGATGATAATACGGGCTCTTACACAAGTAACACTCCGTTCCGTGTATTCTCATCAGAAAGTACAACTAGCCAGGCTATCTATGCGTACAATGATAATGAGAACTACGATCCGACGAAACCGACAACTTACAATGGTACAGTCACGTCAGTAAAGAACCAGTTGCGTATCCGCATTGATGAGAAAATTGAGCTGACTGACAACGCCACCGACAATAGCGCGAAGATTCTTGCAAACGACGGAAAGACTACTAATGTCGCTCTCAAAGACCGCACACTCTATAAGGACGGTGAGTGGAACACTATCTGTCTGCCCTTCAACGTGACGTTGGCAGGTTCTCCTCTGGAGGGTGCTACGGCTAAGACACTGACTGATGCTTCTGTAACAGGTACTACCGTTCATCTGACCTTCGGCGATGCCGTTAGTGAGTTGGTGGCTGGTACGCCTTACATCATCAAGTGGGATGCCGCTGCAGAGAATATCGTGGAGCCCGTGTTTAGAGGTGTTACCATCGACAAGACGGAACGCAACATTGCCTTCGACGGTGACTGTGTGAAGTTCATTGGCTACTACGATGCATTCCCCATCACGCCAGCTAACTCT
- a CDS encoding AraC family transcriptional regulator: MMCTDNFYWYGVSATAYLVTCWVFAGVRWFHTCRAPKERHSYIWPDRKMQVFFYLLGTCLLPYVLNPGSESAWMLWKSYFPCTYYFYCGALLFCFFGSVKQWNEWKKVSTLAGAITMVAMVPLVLDAWIPGGMLKGSCAKIWGSVIVAVSILMMGYAVMAMVQIWKWMKETRDQNYSNPEDFPADYAHRVWLAPVLFTPWLWVSFITDSPDVMIVANLVLAVLNIILLINVMPAWRRVVILSLSEEDEEHDEEHDELVEERTRKIAEEIVQFVEKDKGYMDAHLKLEHVVEHCSYGRSYVSGVLSDRFGGFSDYVNTLRLKQYDAYMKENPLATTEAAAEASGFTSYLAYHRAKERLEKKK, translated from the coding sequence ATGATGTGTACAGATAATTTCTACTGGTATGGCGTGTCGGCAACGGCCTATTTGGTGACTTGCTGGGTGTTTGCTGGTGTGAGATGGTTTCACACTTGCAGGGCACCAAAGGAGCGTCATAGTTATATTTGGCCAGACAGGAAGATGCAAGTTTTTTTCTATCTGCTGGGCACCTGTTTGCTACCCTATGTGCTGAATCCCGGGAGCGAGTCGGCATGGATGCTGTGGAAGTCGTACTTCCCCTGTACCTATTATTTCTATTGCGGCGCACTGCTGTTTTGTTTCTTCGGTTCGGTGAAGCAATGGAATGAATGGAAGAAGGTCAGCACGCTTGCCGGTGCTATCACCATGGTGGCCATGGTGCCGCTGGTACTGGATGCATGGATTCCGGGGGGTATGCTGAAAGGAAGCTGTGCTAAGATATGGGGCAGTGTCATCGTGGCGGTGAGCATCCTGATGATGGGATATGCCGTCATGGCCATGGTCCAGATATGGAAATGGATGAAGGAGACGCGCGACCAGAACTACTCTAACCCTGAGGACTTCCCTGCAGACTATGCCCATCGTGTGTGGCTGGCCCCGGTACTGTTCACACCATGGCTCTGGGTGAGCTTTATCACAGACTCGCCCGATGTGATGATTGTGGCGAACCTGGTGCTGGCAGTCCTGAATATCATCCTGCTGATTAATGTGATGCCTGCATGGCGACGTGTAGTGATCCTGTCGCTCTCAGAGGAGGACGAGGAGCATGATGAGGAGCACGACGAGCTGGTAGAGGAGCGTACGAGGAAGATAGCCGAGGAGATAGTGCAGTTCGTGGAGAAGGACAAGGGCTATATGGATGCGCACCTGAAGCTGGAGCATGTGGTGGAGCATTGCAGCTACGGCCGTTCGTATGTTTCCGGGGTGCTGTCGGATCGTTTCGGTGGCTTCTCGGACTATGTGAACACGCTGCGCCTGAAGCAGTATGACGCGTATATGAAGGAGAACCCGCTGGCCACGACGGAGGCGGCAGCGGAAGCCAGTGGCTTCACGTCGTACCTGGCCTACCACAGGGCTAAGGAGAGACTGGAGAAAAAGAAATAA
- a CDS encoding AraC family transcriptional regulator, with amino-acid sequence MELMQFSAVVLLTLLALKLLLLPKKVGVNPVVGNARWLMTAGIVLLDIQFLLQYTLGLRAMGVTQAVMVNLLLFIPCSWNISLSILFLQRRGHVSTLDRWLGGIVWLIALLLIGTAAYIDGQPLFSDTPELHWAEVASSVLYLLLQGHYSWRHLKNLRSMRNTLQNYYDRDMDGMLLWMQLSILVLMVLALMVPLLIFVESKGLAIFGILFFAGIFYLVDSFSNYVVSSAPKRMLEAEESEDEKEEDTDQADFSAQLITKWINNGGYLQIGMKLPTTAEAIGIPQYQLSAWVKQQGLTYAGWITSLRIEEAKRMLCEHPDWNNETVAQHCGFSDRSYFQTVFKKETGMTPSDFQEMKNQ; translated from the coding sequence ATGGAATTGATGCAATTTTCTGCCGTCGTATTGCTGACGCTACTTGCGCTGAAGCTGCTGCTCCTGCCAAAGAAGGTGGGAGTGAATCCTGTGGTGGGAAATGCACGCTGGCTGATGACTGCCGGTATCGTTTTACTGGATATTCAGTTCCTGTTGCAATATACATTAGGATTGCGCGCCATGGGTGTGACCCAGGCAGTGATGGTCAACCTGTTATTGTTCATCCCCTGCAGTTGGAATATCTCACTGTCAATACTCTTCCTGCAGCGCAGAGGTCATGTCAGCACACTGGATAGATGGCTGGGAGGCATCGTATGGCTCATCGCACTGCTGCTGATAGGCACTGCCGCCTATATTGACGGACAGCCGCTATTCAGCGACACACCGGAACTGCACTGGGCGGAGGTAGCGTCATCCGTGCTATACCTGTTGCTACAGGGCCATTACAGTTGGCGACACCTGAAGAACCTGCGCTCTATGCGCAATACCTTGCAGAACTACTACGACCGCGATATGGACGGCATGCTGCTATGGATGCAGCTCAGCATCCTGGTGCTGATGGTACTGGCCTTGATGGTGCCACTGCTCATCTTTGTGGAGAGTAAAGGACTGGCCATATTCGGCATCCTGTTCTTTGCGGGAATATTCTACCTGGTAGACAGTTTCTCGAACTATGTGGTCAGTTCGGCTCCTAAACGAATGCTGGAGGCTGAGGAGAGTGAAGATGAAAAGGAGGAGGACACCGACCAAGCCGACTTCAGTGCCCAACTAATCACGAAATGGATTAATAATGGCGGATACCTGCAGATAGGAATGAAGTTGCCTACTACCGCCGAAGCCATCGGTATACCGCAATACCAGCTCTCTGCATGGGTCAAACAGCAGGGACTCACCTATGCCGGTTGGATAACCAGCCTGCGCATCGAAGAGGCCAAGCGTATGCTATGCGAGCATCCTGACTGGAACAATGAGACGGTGGCACAGCATTGCGGATTCAGTGACCGCAGCTATTTCCAGA